GATAGAGGGATGCGGATCGCCCGGCACATCAGTGACCTCATCGGCAACACTCCTCTGGTTCGACTCAACTCGGTCGTGCCCGAAGGGGTCGGCACCGTGGTGGCCAAGATCGAATACCTCAATCCCGGCGGCAGCTCGAAGGACCGCATCGCGGTCAAGATGATCGACGCCGCCGAAGCCAGCGGAGAGCTCAAGCCCGGAGGCACGATCGTCGAGCCGACGTCGGGCAACACCGGCGTGGGGCTCGCGCTCGTCGCGCAGCAGCGCGGCTACCACTGCATCTTCGTCTGCCCCGACAAGGTCAGCGAGGACAAGCGCAACGTGCTGCGCGCGTATGGCGCTGAGGTGGTCGTCTGCCCGACGGCGGTGCCGCCGGACCATCCCGACAGCTACTACAGCGTGTCCAACCGGCTGGTCACCGAGATCGAGGGGGCCTGGAAGCCGGACCAGTACTCCAATCCGAACGGTCCGGAAAGCCATTACGAGACCACGGGTCCCGAGATCTGGGCGGACACCGACGGCAAGGTCACGCACTTCGTCGCCGGCGTCGGCACGGGCGGCACCATCACCGGTGCGGGCCGCTACCTCAAGGAGGTCTCTGACGGTGCGGTCAAGGTGATCGGCGCCGACCCGGAGGGCTCGGTGTACTCCGGTGGGACCGGCCGGCCCTACCTGGTCGAGGGCGTCGGCGAGGACTTCTGGCCCAGCGCCTATGACCCGAGCATCCCCGACGAGATCATCGCGGTGTCCGACGCGGACTCGTTCGAGATGACTCGCCGCCTGGCCCGCGAGGAGGGCCTGCTGGTCGGCGGGTCGTGCGGGATGGCTGTGGTGGCGGCGATCGAGGTGGCGGCCAAGGCCGGACCGGATGCGCTGGTCGTGGTGCTGTTGCCGGACGGCGGGCGCGGTTACCTGTCGAAGATCTTCAACGACTCGTGGATGTCGTCCTATGGCTTCCTCCGGAGCCGACTCGACGGGTCCACCAGCGAACCGATGGTCGGAGATGTGTTGCGCGGAAAGTCCGGTTCACTGCCTGACCTGGTTCACACCCATCCGTCCGAGACGATCCGTGACGCGATCGGCATCCTGCAGGAGTACGGCGTCTCGCAGATGCCCGTCGTCGGTGCCGAACCGCCGATCATGGCCGGTGAGGTCGCGGGCAGCGTGTCCGAACGGGAACTGCTCTCGGCCGTGTTCGAGGGGCGCGCGCACCTCGCGGACGCGGTATCTCAGCACATGAGTCCTGCGATGCCGTTGATCGGTGCAGGGGAGCCCGCGAGTTCGGCGGCCAAGGCTCTGCGCGAATGCGATGCCGTGATGGT
The DNA window shown above is from Mycolicibacterium confluentis and carries:
- a CDS encoding cystathionine beta-synthase, with product MRIARHISDLIGNTPLVRLNSVVPEGVGTVVAKIEYLNPGGSSKDRIAVKMIDAAEASGELKPGGTIVEPTSGNTGVGLALVAQQRGYHCIFVCPDKVSEDKRNVLRAYGAEVVVCPTAVPPDHPDSYYSVSNRLVTEIEGAWKPDQYSNPNGPESHYETTGPEIWADTDGKVTHFVAGVGTGGTITGAGRYLKEVSDGAVKVIGADPEGSVYSGGTGRPYLVEGVGEDFWPSAYDPSIPDEIIAVSDADSFEMTRRLAREEGLLVGGSCGMAVVAAIEVAAKAGPDALVVVLLPDGGRGYLSKIFNDSWMSSYGFLRSRLDGSTSEPMVGDVLRGKSGSLPDLVHTHPSETIRDAIGILQEYGVSQMPVVGAEPPIMAGEVAGSVSERELLSAVFEGRAHLADAVSQHMSPAMPLIGAGEPASSAAKALRECDAVMVVEDGKPVGVITRSDLLGFLSEGNAHR